The genomic DNA ATGCCGCCAGAGGAATTGTCCAAGACGATCGCAGCCTCGATTCCAGATAACAGTTGTGGTCGCTTCTTGCGAAAATGGGGAGCGGCGTCCGATCATCCCGTCGCGGCTCACTGCCCGGAAACGGAGTACCTGAAAGCGTACCTGGTGCAGATTGAACCTCGGTGATGATCTTATAATGAACCACCAAGAAGGATATTTTCTGGATAAAATCAGACATGTAGGAGAATATAAGCACGAAGCGCAAGCGAGTGAGTCTCACATAAAGAACACACTCGCTTGCGCTTCGTGCCTATATATTAACTTATACTCCTTGGCGTCTTGGCGGTTAATAATTCAGGCAGACCAATCATGACTCGAATACTCGATAAAGTGAAGCTGATTGGTCCCGGAATCCTGGTTGCGGCGACGGGAGTGGGAGCGGGCGATCTGGCGACTGGAGCTTTGACGGGGAGTCTGCTGGGAGTTGCCATTCTGTGGGCGGTGATTGTCGGTGCTCTCTTTAAATATGCGATGAACGAAGGACTCACTCGCTGGCAACTGGCGACTGAAACGACACTGCTTGAAGGTTGTTTTCGCTATTTCGGAACAATTTTTCTGCTGGCATTTCTAGCCTATCTCATCCTCTGGACTTACTTTGTTTCCGCAGCATTGATGAGCGCCTGCGGCGTCGTCATGCATGCGATTCTTCCTGTGTTTGGTTCTCCCGAGAACGACAAATGGTACTGGGGAATTCTGCATAGTCTTGTTGCGGTCGGATTGGTATTCACAGGAGGATATCGGCTCTTTGAAAAAGTGATGACTGTCTGCATCGGTGTGATGTTCGTGACCGTGGTGTTGACCGCCGTCGCAATGCAGCCAAATCTGCTGGACGTTCTCTCGGGCATATTCTGGCCAACCATACCTCATGCAGATGGACAAGGCACAAACTGGACGATTGCCCTGCTCGGCGGTATCGGTGGCACGTTGACAATTCTCTGTTACGGATACTGGATCCGGGAAGAAGGGCGGGTGTCTCTCAAAGATCTTCCGACATGTCGAATCGATCTGGCGAGTGGCTATCTGATGACCGCCATCTTTGGAATGGCGATGGTGGTGATCGGCTCAGAAATTGTCATCGAAAAAGGAGCTTCCTCAAAAACAATTGTTGTTATCGCTGAGAAACTGCAGGAAGTCTTCGGCAACTTCGGTACACCGATGAAGTGGATTTTTTTGGTCGGAGCCTGGGGAGCGGTTGCGAGCAGTTTACTGGGTGTCTGGCAGTCTGTGCCGTATCTGTTTGCTGATGTTTATGAATCGCTTGCTGCCAAATTTTGCAAACGGGATTGTCAATCGGTCAACGTTCGAAGCTGGCCGTATCGTCTGTACTTAATCGCCATGGCGTTTATCCCGATTCTCGCCCTCTCGACGAACTTCAAATCGCTGCAGAAAATCTATGCGATTTGCGGTGCGTTGCTAATCCCCCTCCTTGCAGTCGTTCTCCTGATTTTGGGAAACAGTTCACGTATGATCGGGCGTGAGAATCGAAATCCGCTGTGGAGTAATACATTGCTTGGTGTTGCATTGTTGTTTTTCTCCGTTGCAGGTCTGCTTGCACTGGCAGAAGTATTTCGTGTAAAACCAATGACCGTCAAATAATTTCTAAGGTATGATCAGGCAACTTCCGTGAATTCAGAATCCAATACCCAGCCAGAGAATTCGAATTCCACTAATGAGGAATTGAATCAACT from Rubinisphaera italica includes the following:
- a CDS encoding Nramp family divalent metal transporter, whose amino-acid sequence is MTRILDKVKLIGPGILVAATGVGAGDLATGALTGSLLGVAILWAVIVGALFKYAMNEGLTRWQLATETTLLEGCFRYFGTIFLLAFLAYLILWTYFVSAALMSACGVVMHAILPVFGSPENDKWYWGILHSLVAVGLVFTGGYRLFEKVMTVCIGVMFVTVVLTAVAMQPNLLDVLSGIFWPTIPHADGQGTNWTIALLGGIGGTLTILCYGYWIREEGRVSLKDLPTCRIDLASGYLMTAIFGMAMVVIGSEIVIEKGASSKTIVVIAEKLQEVFGNFGTPMKWIFLVGAWGAVASSLLGVWQSVPYLFADVYESLAAKFCKRDCQSVNVRSWPYRLYLIAMAFIPILALSTNFKSLQKIYAICGALLIPLLAVVLLILGNSSRMIGRENRNPLWSNTLLGVALLFFSVAGLLALAEVFRVKPMTVK